A portion of the Rhizoctonia solani chromosome 6, complete sequence genome contains these proteins:
- a CDS encoding calcium-binding protein 39, with product MNFFKAKQRTPSEIVRGLRDAINKLDAGPPGSETRRKASEDVTKGLQQVKGFLHGDGDPGPELVAQLATEAYAADLLPALVKSCAKFDFEARKDAAQVFSLLLRRQIGSRSPTVEYIVTREVIVFDALKGYENEEIALSTGLILKEMIKHEPIARILLYSDQFYSFPHYIEDTTFGVSCDAFANLKETLTRHKPMVAEYLEANYDRFFTMYTSLLVSSNYVTKRQSLKLLGEILLDRANFNVMTRYIGVEASFNFSFEYLFDTDLGFTWKIVLNAFDANLKMMMNLLRDKSRNIQFEAFHVFKVFVANPKKPAQIEAILRRNKDKLLTFLRDFHNDKEDEQFSVSP from the exons ATGAACTTTTTCAAGGCTAAACAG CGTACGCCATCTGAAATTGTGCGGGGACTGAGGGATGCGATCAACAAGCTGGACGCAGGGCCACCAGGGAGCGAGACGAGGCGCAAA GCTAGCGAAGATGTTACAAAAGGACTCCAACAAGTGAAGGGATTCTTACACGGTGACGGAGATCCAGGTCCAGAACTCGTCGCCCAATTAGCCACGGAGGCATATGCTGCCGATCTCCTTCCAGCACTGGTCAAGTCGTGTGCAAAGTTCGACTTTGAGGCACGCAAGGACGCGGCACAAGTCTTTTCACTGTTATTGAGGCGTCAAATAGGGAGCCGTAGTCCAACAGTCGAGTATATCGTCACAAGGGAGGTTATTGTCTTTGATGCACTCAAAGG ATATGAGAACGAGGAAATCGCACTTAGTACCGGATTAATATTGAAAGAGATGATTAAGCACGAGCCGATTGCGAGGATACTACTCTACTCAGACCA GTTTTATTCCTTCCCACACTATATCGAGGATACTACATTTGGGGTATCCTGTGATGCTTTTGCCAACCTGAAGGAAACCCTTACGAGACATAAACCGATGGTGGCCGAGTATCTTGAGGCGAATTACGATCGC TTCTTTACGATGTACACAAGTCTGCTAGTATCTAGCAACTATGTGACTAAACGTCAATCCCTTAAACTCTTGGGCGAGATACTATTAGACCGCGCTAATTTCAATGTCATGACGCGTTATATTGGCGTCGAGGCGAGTTTCAATTTCAGTTTTGAATACCTCTTTGATACTGACTTGGGTTTCACTTGGAAAATCGTTCTTAATGCATTTGAT GCGAACCTTaagatgatgatgaaccTTTTGCGCGATAAGAGCCGCAACATCCAATTTGAAGCTTTCCATGTGTTCAAG GTGTTTGTCGCCAATCCCAAGAAACCTGCACAGATTGAAGCAATCCTACGACGAAACAAAGACAAGCTACTTACTTTCCTGAGAGACTTCCATAACGATAAGGAAGACGAGCAATTTAGCGTAAGCCCTTAA